One region of Gopherus evgoodei ecotype Sinaloan lineage chromosome 23, rGopEvg1_v1.p, whole genome shotgun sequence genomic DNA includes:
- the OSBPL7 gene encoding oxysterol-binding protein-related protein 7 isoform X4: MGSHEKELASPRRAPAPSRSNSTVSSKHSSAHQGCECWEVVDEPWGRIGPSQELERHEGYLLKKRKWPLKGWHKRYFVLEEGILKYATTRQDVLKGKLHGSVDVRLAVMSINRKAQRVDLDTEENIYHLKIKSQELFTSWVTKLCSHRLMEKPKCPAPTGGPAGQVLPSAQGYGSRNRVLPSDGTPALSTLTSSRDKVNAWLKDSEGLDRCSAELSECQGKLQELNKMLQSLETLHRIPSAPLISNSQTSAAAERPRKGKRTTRIWCTQSFAKDDTIGRVGRLHGSVPNLSRYLESSQSQPAFSLPPEYSQLQRSFWILAQKVHESLSSVVAVLTAERNRLQETQRALDLQRQAGGARNAAAAGPDAHLAKGREQQLSNRSIVSLSDSHTEFFDACEVFLSASSSENEASDDESCMSEATNSLSDEAGGDRGFQRAGRGAADGGSAPCASEPGGGALPAPLPLPVLLPTRLPHRNCLPAPSVPAGDVSLWNILRNNVGKDLSKVSMPVQLNEPLNTLQRLCEELEYSTLLDAASRCADPCERLVCVAAFAVSAYASTYYRAGSKPFNPVLGETYECVRPDKGFRFISEQVCHHPPISACHAESDNFIFWQDMKWKNKFWGKSLEIVPVGTVNVKLPRFGDHFEWNKVTSCIHNILSGQRWIEHYGEVLIRNVRDSSYHCKITFCKQARYWSSSVNEMQGAVLSRGGQVIHRLFGKWHEGLYRGAPPAGQCLWKPNPMPRELEKNYGFTQFALELNELTPELKHFLPSTDTRLRPDQRYLEEGNVQAAESQKRRIEQLQRDRRRVMEDNNIFHQAADRPWRQGVLGQQRHLLEAAGRAWLCQPRQPRAVVAAGIPGAALPSRHIGTSGQGLGAPQRWTYARRAGHWIPAAPSGVCWDVRPGAAAVPPREQGVKGVLALPGSTLLPSHAHRCCLLAGQPAPAGTSRTAGGANPLHVFLPSPHRGHHDLVGGGSGRKLLFFKFFVLI, from the exons ATGGGCAGCCATGAGAAGGAGCTGGCCTCCCCCCGGAGGGCACCGGCACCGTCCAGGTCCAACAGCACCGTGTCTTCCAAGCACAGCAGCGCTCACCAG GGCTGTGAGTGCTGGGAGGTGGTGGACGAGCCCTGGGGCAGGATCGGGCCTAGCCAGGAGCTGGAGCGGCATGAGGGATacctgctgaagaagaggaagtGGCCCCTGAAGGGCTGGCATAAG AGATACTTTGTGCTGGAAGAGGGGATCCTGAAATATGCCACCACGCGCCAGGAT GTTCTCAAGGGCAAGCTGCATGGCTCTGTCGACGTCCGTCTGGCCGTCATGTCCATCAACAGGAAAGCGCAGCGCGTGGACCTGGACACGGAGGAAAACATCTACCACCTCAAG ATCAAATCCCAAGAGCTCTTTACCAGCTGGGTGACCAAGCTGTGCTCCCACCGCCTGATGGAGAAGCCCAAGTGCCCTGCACCCACAGGGGGCCCGGCCGGGCAAGTCCTGCCTTCCGCCCAG GGCTACGGCTCCCGGAACCGTGTCCTGCCGTCAGACGGCACCCCGGCCCTGTCCACGCTGACCAGCTCCCGGGAcaaggtgaatgcctggctgaaGGACAGCGAGGGGCTGGATAGGTGCTCGGCAG aGCTCTCTGAGTGCCAGGGAAAGCTGCAGGAGCTGAACAAGATGCTCCAGAGCCTGGAGACCCTGCACCGCATCCCGTCCGCACCCCTCATCTCCAACAGCCAG AcctcagcagctgcagagagacCCAGAAAGGGGAAGCGAACCACCAGGATCTGGTGCACCCAGAGCTTTGCCAAAGATGACACCATCGGCAGG GTGGGCCGTCTGCACGGCTCCGTCCCCAACCTCTCGCGCTACCTGGAGTCGAGCCAGAGCCAGCCGGCCTTCAGCCTCCCCCCGGAGTACAGCCAGCTGCAGAGGAGCTTCTGGATCCTGGCCCAGAAAG TGCACGAGTCCCTCAGCAGCGTGGTGGCCGTGCTGACCGCGGAGAGGAATCGCCTCCAGGAGACGCAGCGGGCCCTGGATTTGCAACGTCAGGCGGGCGGCGCCAGGAATGCAGCCGCGGCTGGG CCTGACGCCCACTTGGCCAAGGGACGGGAGCAGCAGCTGTCCAACCGCAGCATCGTCTCGCTCTCAGACTCTCACACCGAGTTCTTCGACGCCTGCGAGGTCTTCCTGTCCGCCAGCTCCTCCGAGAACgag GCCTCCGATGACGAGTCCTGCATGAGCGAGGCCACCAACAGCCTCTCCGATGAGGCCGGGGGGGACAGGGGCTTCCAGAGAG CAGGCCGAGGCGCGGCGGATGGGGGGTCTGCGCCGTGCGCATCCGAGCCGGGAGGGGGGGCACTGCCGgcgcccctgcccctgcccgtgCTGCTGCCCACGAGGCTCCCGCACCGGAACTGCCTGCCGGCCCCCAGCGTCCCCGCCGGCGACGTCAGCCTGTGGAACATCCTGCGTAACAACGTGGGCAAGGACCTGTCCAAGGTCTCCATGCCGGTGCAGCTCAACGAGCCGCTCAACACGCTGCAGCGGCTCTGTGAGGAGCTGGAGTACAGCACCCTGCTGGATGCCGCCAGCCGCTGCGCCGACCCCTGCGAGCGCCTG GTCTGCGTCGCTGCCTTTGCTGTCTCTGCCTATGCCTCCACCTATTACCGTGCAGGCAGCAAACCCTTTAACCCTGTCCTGGGCGAGACGTATGAGTGCGTTCGGCCGGACAAAGGCTTCCGCTTCATCAGCGAGCAG GTTTGCCACCACCCACCCATCTCCGCCTGCCACGCAGAGTCAGACAACTTCATCTTCTGGCAAG ACATGAAGTGGAAAAATAAATTCTGGGGCAAGTCCCTGGAGATCGTTCCCGTGGGGACTGTGAACGTCAAGCTGCCCAG GTTCGGGGACCACTTCGAGTGGAACAAGGTGACGTCCTGTATCCACAACATCCTGAGCGGGCAGCGCTGGATCGAGCACTACGGCGAAGTCCTGATCCGCAACGTCAGGGACAGCAGCTACCACTGCAAGATCACCTTCTGCAAG CAGGCCCGTTACTGGAGCTCCAGCGTGAACGAGATGCAGGGGGCCGTGCTGAGCCGCGGGGGGCAGGTGATCCACCGGCTCTTCGGCAAGTGGCATGAGGGGCTGTACCGCGGCGCGCCTCCGGCTGGGCAGTGCCTCTGGAAACCCA accccATGCCCCGAGAGCTCGAGAAGAACTATGGCTTCACGCAGTTCGCCCTGGAGCTGAATGAATTGACGCCGGAGCTCAAGCATTTCCTGCCCTCCACGGACACGCGGCTGCGCCCTGACCAGCG GTATCTGGAGGAAGGCAACGTGCAGGCGGCAGAGTCCCAGAAGCGCCGGATCGAGCAGCTGCAGAGAGACCGGCGCAGGGTCATGGAGGATAACAACATCTTCCACCAG GCAGCAGACAGACCCTGGCGGCAAGGAGTCCTGGGTCAGCAACGACACCTACTGGAAGCTGCGGGCAGAGCCTGGCTATGCCAACCTCGACAGCCCCGTGCTGTGGTAGCAGCGGGCATCCCGGGGGCCGCCCTGCCTTCCAGGCACATAGGGACTAGTGGGCAGGGTCTGGGGGCACCACAGCGCTGGACATATGCAaggagggcagggcactggatCCCAGCTGCCCCCTCCGGGGTCTGCTGGGACGTTAGGCCAGGTGCCGCGGCAGTGCCCCCCCGTGAACAGGGTGTGAAAGGTGTCCTGGCCCTTCCCGGGTCcaccctgctcccatcccatgCCCATCGCTGCTGTCTGCTGGCTGGACAGCCTGCCCCTGCTGGCACCTCGAGGACTGCTGGGGGTGCCAACCCCTTGCACGTATTTCTGCCTTCCCCCCACAGGGGGCACCATgatctggtggggggggggagtgggaggaagcttttatttttcaaattctttgtattaatttaa
- the OSBPL7 gene encoding oxysterol-binding protein-related protein 7 isoform X6 gives MGSHEKELASPRRAPAPSRSNSTVSSKHSSAHQGCECWEVVDEPWGRIGPSQELERHEGYLLKKRKWPLKGWHKRYFVLEEGILKYATTRQDVLKGKLHGSVDVRLAVMSINRKAQRVDLDTEENIYHLKIKSQELFTSWVTKLCSHRLMEKPKCPAPTGGPAGQVLPSAQGYGSRNRVLPSDGTPALSTLTSSRDKVNAWLKDSEGLDRCSAELSECQGKLQELNKMLQSLETLHRIPSAPLISNSQTSAAAERPRKGKRTTRIWCTQSFAKDDTIGRVGRLHGSVPNLSRYLESSQSQPAFSLPPEYSQLQRSFWILAQKVHESLSSVVAVLTAERNRLQETQRALDLQRQAGGARNAAAAGAPLHNPDHAEYLRRFHSLSISSDAMFNSFTPLHPDEPDAHLAKGREQQLSNRSIVSLSDSHTEFFDACEVFLSASSSENEASDDESCMSEATNSLSDEAGGDRGFQRAGRGAADGGSAPCASEPGGGALPAPLPLPVLLPTRLPHRNCLPAPSVPAGDVSLWNILRNNVGKDLSKVSMPVQLNEPLNTLQRLCEELEYSTLLDAASRCADPCERLVCVAAFAVSAYASTYYRAGSKPFNPVLGETYECVRPDKGFRFISEQVCHHPPISACHAESDNFIFWQDMKWKNKFWGKSLEIVPVGTVNVKLPRFGDHFEWNKVTSCIHNILSGQRWIEHYGEVLIRNVRDSSYHCKITFCKARYWSSSVNEMQGAVLSRGGQVIHRLFGKWHEGLYRGAPPAGQCLWKPNPMPRELEKNYGFTQFALELNELTPELKHFLPSTDTRLRPDQRYLEEGNVQAAESQKRRIEQLQRDRRRVMEDNNIFHQARFFRQQTDPGGKESWVSNDTYWKLRAEPGYANLDSPVLW, from the exons ATGGGCAGCCATGAGAAGGAGCTGGCCTCCCCCCGGAGGGCACCGGCACCGTCCAGGTCCAACAGCACCGTGTCTTCCAAGCACAGCAGCGCTCACCAG GGCTGTGAGTGCTGGGAGGTGGTGGACGAGCCCTGGGGCAGGATCGGGCCTAGCCAGGAGCTGGAGCGGCATGAGGGATacctgctgaagaagaggaagtGGCCCCTGAAGGGCTGGCATAAG AGATACTTTGTGCTGGAAGAGGGGATCCTGAAATATGCCACCACGCGCCAGGAT GTTCTCAAGGGCAAGCTGCATGGCTCTGTCGACGTCCGTCTGGCCGTCATGTCCATCAACAGGAAAGCGCAGCGCGTGGACCTGGACACGGAGGAAAACATCTACCACCTCAAG ATCAAATCCCAAGAGCTCTTTACCAGCTGGGTGACCAAGCTGTGCTCCCACCGCCTGATGGAGAAGCCCAAGTGCCCTGCACCCACAGGGGGCCCGGCCGGGCAAGTCCTGCCTTCCGCCCAG GGCTACGGCTCCCGGAACCGTGTCCTGCCGTCAGACGGCACCCCGGCCCTGTCCACGCTGACCAGCTCCCGGGAcaaggtgaatgcctggctgaaGGACAGCGAGGGGCTGGATAGGTGCTCGGCAG aGCTCTCTGAGTGCCAGGGAAAGCTGCAGGAGCTGAACAAGATGCTCCAGAGCCTGGAGACCCTGCACCGCATCCCGTCCGCACCCCTCATCTCCAACAGCCAG AcctcagcagctgcagagagacCCAGAAAGGGGAAGCGAACCACCAGGATCTGGTGCACCCAGAGCTTTGCCAAAGATGACACCATCGGCAGG GTGGGCCGTCTGCACGGCTCCGTCCCCAACCTCTCGCGCTACCTGGAGTCGAGCCAGAGCCAGCCGGCCTTCAGCCTCCCCCCGGAGTACAGCCAGCTGCAGAGGAGCTTCTGGATCCTGGCCCAGAAAG TGCACGAGTCCCTCAGCAGCGTGGTGGCCGTGCTGACCGCGGAGAGGAATCGCCTCCAGGAGACGCAGCGGGCCCTGGATTTGCAACGTCAGGCGGGCGGCGCCAGGAATGCAGCCGCGGCTGGG GCTCCCTTGCACAACCCAGACCACGCGGAGTATCTGCGGCGTTTCCACTCCCTCTCCATCTCCTCCGACGCCATGTTCAACTCGTTCACCCCACTGCACCCGGACGAG CCTGACGCCCACTTGGCCAAGGGACGGGAGCAGCAGCTGTCCAACCGCAGCATCGTCTCGCTCTCAGACTCTCACACCGAGTTCTTCGACGCCTGCGAGGTCTTCCTGTCCGCCAGCTCCTCCGAGAACgag GCCTCCGATGACGAGTCCTGCATGAGCGAGGCCACCAACAGCCTCTCCGATGAGGCCGGGGGGGACAGGGGCTTCCAGAGAG CAGGCCGAGGCGCGGCGGATGGGGGGTCTGCGCCGTGCGCATCCGAGCCGGGAGGGGGGGCACTGCCGgcgcccctgcccctgcccgtgCTGCTGCCCACGAGGCTCCCGCACCGGAACTGCCTGCCGGCCCCCAGCGTCCCCGCCGGCGACGTCAGCCTGTGGAACATCCTGCGTAACAACGTGGGCAAGGACCTGTCCAAGGTCTCCATGCCGGTGCAGCTCAACGAGCCGCTCAACACGCTGCAGCGGCTCTGTGAGGAGCTGGAGTACAGCACCCTGCTGGATGCCGCCAGCCGCTGCGCCGACCCCTGCGAGCGCCTG GTCTGCGTCGCTGCCTTTGCTGTCTCTGCCTATGCCTCCACCTATTACCGTGCAGGCAGCAAACCCTTTAACCCTGTCCTGGGCGAGACGTATGAGTGCGTTCGGCCGGACAAAGGCTTCCGCTTCATCAGCGAGCAG GTTTGCCACCACCCACCCATCTCCGCCTGCCACGCAGAGTCAGACAACTTCATCTTCTGGCAAG ACATGAAGTGGAAAAATAAATTCTGGGGCAAGTCCCTGGAGATCGTTCCCGTGGGGACTGTGAACGTCAAGCTGCCCAG GTTCGGGGACCACTTCGAGTGGAACAAGGTGACGTCCTGTATCCACAACATCCTGAGCGGGCAGCGCTGGATCGAGCACTACGGCGAAGTCCTGATCCGCAACGTCAGGGACAGCAGCTACCACTGCAAGATCACCTTCTGCAAG GCCCGTTACTGGAGCTCCAGCGTGAACGAGATGCAGGGGGCCGTGCTGAGCCGCGGGGGGCAGGTGATCCACCGGCTCTTCGGCAAGTGGCATGAGGGGCTGTACCGCGGCGCGCCTCCGGCTGGGCAGTGCCTCTGGAAACCCA accccATGCCCCGAGAGCTCGAGAAGAACTATGGCTTCACGCAGTTCGCCCTGGAGCTGAATGAATTGACGCCGGAGCTCAAGCATTTCCTGCCCTCCACGGACACGCGGCTGCGCCCTGACCAGCG GTATCTGGAGGAAGGCAACGTGCAGGCGGCAGAGTCCCAGAAGCGCCGGATCGAGCAGCTGCAGAGAGACCGGCGCAGGGTCATGGAGGATAACAACATCTTCCACCAGGCGCGTTTCTTCAG GCAGCAGACAGACCCTGGCGGCAAGGAGTCCTGGGTCAGCAACGACACCTACTGGAAGCTGCGGGCAGAGCCTGGCTATGCCAACCTCGACAGCCCCGTGCTGTGGTAG
- the OSBPL7 gene encoding oxysterol-binding protein-related protein 7 isoform X5, with amino-acid sequence MGSHEKELASPRRAPAPSRSNSTVSSKHSSAHQGCECWEVVDEPWGRIGPSQELERHEGYLLKKRKWPLKGWHKRYFVLEEGILKYATTRQDVLKGKLHGSVDVRLAVMSINRKAQRVDLDTEENIYHLKIKSQELFTSWVTKLCSHRLMEKPKCPAPTGGPAGQVLPSAQGYGSRNRVLPSDGTPALSTLTSSRDKVNAWLKDSEGLDRCSAELSECQGKLQELNKMLQSLETLHRIPSAPLISNSQTSAAAERPRKGKRTTRIWCTQSFAKDDTIGRVGRLHGSVPNLSRYLESSQSQPAFSLPPEYSQLQRSFWILAQKVHESLSSVVAVLTAERNRLQETQRALDLQRQAGGARNAAAAGAPLHNPDHAEYLRRFHSLSISSDAMFNSFTPLHPDEPDAHLAKGREQQLSNRSIVSLSDSHTEFFDACEVFLSASSSENEASDDESCMSEATNSLSDEAGGDRGFQRAGRGAADGGSAPCASEPGGGALPAPLPLPVLLPTRLPHRNCLPAPSVPAGDVSLWNILRNNVGKDLSKVSMPVQLNEPLNTLQRLCEELEYSTLLDAASRCADPCERLVCVAAFAVSAYASTYYRAGSKPFNPVLGETYECVRPDKGFRFISEQVCHHPPISACHAESDNFIFWQDMKWKNKFWGKSLEIVPVGTVNVKLPRFGDHFEWNKVTSCIHNILSGQRWIEHYGEVLIRNVRDSSYHCKITFCKQARYWSSSVNEMQGAVLSRGGQVIHRLFGKWHEGLYRGAPPAGQCLWKPNPMPRELEKNYGFTQFALELNELTPELKHFLPSTDTRLRPDQRYLEEGNVQAAESQKRRIEQLQRDRRRVMEDNNIFHQARFFRQQTDPGGKESWVSNDTYWKLRAEPGYANLDSPVLW; translated from the exons ATGGGCAGCCATGAGAAGGAGCTGGCCTCCCCCCGGAGGGCACCGGCACCGTCCAGGTCCAACAGCACCGTGTCTTCCAAGCACAGCAGCGCTCACCAG GGCTGTGAGTGCTGGGAGGTGGTGGACGAGCCCTGGGGCAGGATCGGGCCTAGCCAGGAGCTGGAGCGGCATGAGGGATacctgctgaagaagaggaagtGGCCCCTGAAGGGCTGGCATAAG AGATACTTTGTGCTGGAAGAGGGGATCCTGAAATATGCCACCACGCGCCAGGAT GTTCTCAAGGGCAAGCTGCATGGCTCTGTCGACGTCCGTCTGGCCGTCATGTCCATCAACAGGAAAGCGCAGCGCGTGGACCTGGACACGGAGGAAAACATCTACCACCTCAAG ATCAAATCCCAAGAGCTCTTTACCAGCTGGGTGACCAAGCTGTGCTCCCACCGCCTGATGGAGAAGCCCAAGTGCCCTGCACCCACAGGGGGCCCGGCCGGGCAAGTCCTGCCTTCCGCCCAG GGCTACGGCTCCCGGAACCGTGTCCTGCCGTCAGACGGCACCCCGGCCCTGTCCACGCTGACCAGCTCCCGGGAcaaggtgaatgcctggctgaaGGACAGCGAGGGGCTGGATAGGTGCTCGGCAG aGCTCTCTGAGTGCCAGGGAAAGCTGCAGGAGCTGAACAAGATGCTCCAGAGCCTGGAGACCCTGCACCGCATCCCGTCCGCACCCCTCATCTCCAACAGCCAG AcctcagcagctgcagagagacCCAGAAAGGGGAAGCGAACCACCAGGATCTGGTGCACCCAGAGCTTTGCCAAAGATGACACCATCGGCAGG GTGGGCCGTCTGCACGGCTCCGTCCCCAACCTCTCGCGCTACCTGGAGTCGAGCCAGAGCCAGCCGGCCTTCAGCCTCCCCCCGGAGTACAGCCAGCTGCAGAGGAGCTTCTGGATCCTGGCCCAGAAAG TGCACGAGTCCCTCAGCAGCGTGGTGGCCGTGCTGACCGCGGAGAGGAATCGCCTCCAGGAGACGCAGCGGGCCCTGGATTTGCAACGTCAGGCGGGCGGCGCCAGGAATGCAGCCGCGGCTGGG GCTCCCTTGCACAACCCAGACCACGCGGAGTATCTGCGGCGTTTCCACTCCCTCTCCATCTCCTCCGACGCCATGTTCAACTCGTTCACCCCACTGCACCCGGACGAG CCTGACGCCCACTTGGCCAAGGGACGGGAGCAGCAGCTGTCCAACCGCAGCATCGTCTCGCTCTCAGACTCTCACACCGAGTTCTTCGACGCCTGCGAGGTCTTCCTGTCCGCCAGCTCCTCCGAGAACgag GCCTCCGATGACGAGTCCTGCATGAGCGAGGCCACCAACAGCCTCTCCGATGAGGCCGGGGGGGACAGGGGCTTCCAGAGAG CAGGCCGAGGCGCGGCGGATGGGGGGTCTGCGCCGTGCGCATCCGAGCCGGGAGGGGGGGCACTGCCGgcgcccctgcccctgcccgtgCTGCTGCCCACGAGGCTCCCGCACCGGAACTGCCTGCCGGCCCCCAGCGTCCCCGCCGGCGACGTCAGCCTGTGGAACATCCTGCGTAACAACGTGGGCAAGGACCTGTCCAAGGTCTCCATGCCGGTGCAGCTCAACGAGCCGCTCAACACGCTGCAGCGGCTCTGTGAGGAGCTGGAGTACAGCACCCTGCTGGATGCCGCCAGCCGCTGCGCCGACCCCTGCGAGCGCCTG GTCTGCGTCGCTGCCTTTGCTGTCTCTGCCTATGCCTCCACCTATTACCGTGCAGGCAGCAAACCCTTTAACCCTGTCCTGGGCGAGACGTATGAGTGCGTTCGGCCGGACAAAGGCTTCCGCTTCATCAGCGAGCAG GTTTGCCACCACCCACCCATCTCCGCCTGCCACGCAGAGTCAGACAACTTCATCTTCTGGCAAG ACATGAAGTGGAAAAATAAATTCTGGGGCAAGTCCCTGGAGATCGTTCCCGTGGGGACTGTGAACGTCAAGCTGCCCAG GTTCGGGGACCACTTCGAGTGGAACAAGGTGACGTCCTGTATCCACAACATCCTGAGCGGGCAGCGCTGGATCGAGCACTACGGCGAAGTCCTGATCCGCAACGTCAGGGACAGCAGCTACCACTGCAAGATCACCTTCTGCAAG CAGGCCCGTTACTGGAGCTCCAGCGTGAACGAGATGCAGGGGGCCGTGCTGAGCCGCGGGGGGCAGGTGATCCACCGGCTCTTCGGCAAGTGGCATGAGGGGCTGTACCGCGGCGCGCCTCCGGCTGGGCAGTGCCTCTGGAAACCCA accccATGCCCCGAGAGCTCGAGAAGAACTATGGCTTCACGCAGTTCGCCCTGGAGCTGAATGAATTGACGCCGGAGCTCAAGCATTTCCTGCCCTCCACGGACACGCGGCTGCGCCCTGACCAGCG GTATCTGGAGGAAGGCAACGTGCAGGCGGCAGAGTCCCAGAAGCGCCGGATCGAGCAGCTGCAGAGAGACCGGCGCAGGGTCATGGAGGATAACAACATCTTCCACCAGGCGCGTTTCTTCAG GCAGCAGACAGACCCTGGCGGCAAGGAGTCCTGGGTCAGCAACGACACCTACTGGAAGCTGCGGGCAGAGCCTGGCTATGCCAACCTCGACAGCCCCGTGCTGTGGTAG